A single window of Candidatus Binataceae bacterium DNA harbors:
- the gspE gene encoding type II secretion system ATPase GspE: MATASKSFESILLDRSWVSPQDLDKARQRRKPGQELAEVLVEMGALEPQRLARALAQEYRMPFQAHIDEHALDHTLVTKVPINYAKKNHLLPLHVDDAGVTVAIADPANYQPLDDLHILFGAPVLPVLAPMEVINEAINRAYDNATTTTAEELMFDLDEERLDALASELAAEPRDLLDADDSAPIIKLVNGILSQAVKDRASDIHIEVFETDMEVRLRVDGMLYDVLKPHKRYQPAITSRVKVMAGLDIAEKRLPQDGRIRLRIAGRDIDIRVSTIPTAFGERLVLRLLDRAQAVEIINLDHLGFSGENLRKLDRLIRQSHGIVLATGPTGSGKSTTLYACLSRINSPEKNIITIEDPIEYQLRGVGQMQVNPKIDLTFASGLRSILRQDPDVIMVGEIRDGETAGIAIQSALTGHLVFSTLHTNDSFGAVSRLLDFGIEPFLVSSSILAVLAQRLVRRLCPECREPHSPTEAELARIGLYASHTEKQIYRAKGCRACRNSGYRGRVAIQELMVVDDEIRALVMANSDGATLRRHCTSLGMKLLRQDGAERILAGETTIEELLRQTQEEVV; the protein is encoded by the coding sequence ATGGCTACCGCGAGTAAGAGCTTCGAGAGCATTCTGCTCGACCGTTCCTGGGTATCCCCGCAAGACCTCGATAAAGCACGGCAGCGGCGCAAACCCGGCCAGGAACTGGCCGAAGTTCTGGTGGAAATGGGCGCGCTTGAGCCCCAGCGCCTTGCTCGGGCGCTCGCGCAGGAATACCGCATGCCCTTCCAGGCGCACATCGATGAGCACGCGCTCGATCACACCCTGGTCACCAAGGTCCCCATCAACTACGCAAAAAAGAATCACCTGCTGCCGTTGCACGTCGACGATGCCGGAGTGACCGTCGCGATCGCTGACCCGGCTAACTACCAGCCCCTCGACGACCTTCACATCCTGTTCGGCGCTCCGGTGTTGCCAGTTCTGGCGCCGATGGAAGTGATCAATGAGGCCATCAACCGCGCCTACGACAACGCCACCACCACTACCGCCGAAGAACTGATGTTTGATCTCGATGAGGAACGCCTCGACGCATTAGCGAGCGAGCTGGCGGCCGAGCCGCGCGACCTGTTGGACGCCGACGATTCAGCACCGATTATCAAGCTGGTCAACGGAATTCTTTCGCAAGCGGTCAAAGACCGCGCCAGCGACATCCATATTGAAGTGTTCGAGACCGACATGGAGGTCCGCTTGCGGGTTGATGGCATGCTCTATGACGTCCTCAAACCGCACAAGCGCTATCAGCCCGCGATAACCTCGCGCGTCAAAGTCATGGCGGGCCTGGATATCGCCGAGAAACGTCTACCCCAGGACGGACGTATTCGGCTGCGGATCGCCGGGCGTGACATCGATATCCGCGTCTCCACCATCCCAACCGCGTTCGGCGAGCGGCTGGTCCTGCGTCTGCTCGATCGCGCCCAGGCCGTCGAGATTATTAACCTCGACCACCTGGGGTTTTCGGGTGAGAACTTGCGCAAACTGGATCGGCTTATCCGCCAGAGCCATGGGATTGTCCTGGCGACGGGACCCACCGGCTCGGGCAAGTCGACGACCCTGTACGCGTGCCTGAGCCGCATCAATTCCCCCGAGAAGAACATCATCACCATCGAGGACCCAATAGAGTACCAGCTGCGCGGCGTCGGCCAGATGCAGGTAAACCCGAAGATCGATCTGACCTTCGCCAGCGGATTGCGTTCGATTCTCCGGCAGGACCCCGACGTGATCATGGTTGGCGAAATCCGCGACGGAGAAACCGCGGGGATTGCGATTCAATCCGCGCTCACCGGCCATCTGGTGTTCTCCACCTTGCACACCAATGATTCATTTGGCGCGGTGAGCCGCTTACTCGATTTCGGGATCGAACCGTTCCTGGTCTCGTCCTCGATTCTTGCGGTGCTGGCACAGCGTCTGGTTCGCCGCTTGTGCCCGGAGTGTCGCGAGCCCCACTCGCCCACCGAAGCCGAGCTGGCCCGTATCGGGCTGTACGCCTCCCATACAGAGAAGCAGATCTATCGGGCCAAGGGATGCCGCGCGTGTCGCAACAGTGGCTATCGCGGACGCGTTGCGATTCAGGAATTGATGGTAGTAGACGACGAGATCCGCGCGCTGGTAATGGCAAACAGCGACGGCGCGACTCTGCGCCGCCATTGCACCTCGTTGGGTATGAAGCTGCTGCGCCAGGACGGAGCAGAGCGAATCCTGGCCGGGGAGACAACCATCGAGGAACTCCTGCGCCAGACCCAGGAAGAAGTCGTCTAG
- a CDS encoding enoyl-CoA hydratase-related protein — protein sequence MKLEFIKYEKREHIAYITFNRPERMNALHPACHVEMDQVWDDFVADRSMWVAIATGAGDKAFSAGNDLRWTAEHRGEQPMRSKGGFAGITARYDIFKPIIAAVNGFALGGGFEIALSCDIIIAAEHARFGLPEPRVGLMAAAGGVHRLPRHIPLKIAMGMMLTGKHITAQEAHKWGIVNEVVPLQDLITASERWAHEIMECSPLSVQASKEAALTGLGLPVEEAIAKHYEGQERLFRSKDAVEGPLAFSQKRKPNWTGE from the coding sequence ATGAAGCTGGAATTCATCAAGTATGAAAAGCGCGAACATATTGCTTACATCACGTTTAACCGCCCGGAGCGGATGAACGCCCTGCACCCCGCGTGTCATGTCGAGATGGACCAGGTTTGGGATGACTTCGTCGCCGACCGCTCCATGTGGGTTGCAATCGCCACCGGCGCGGGTGACAAGGCGTTCTCAGCCGGGAATGACCTGCGCTGGACCGCCGAGCATCGCGGCGAACAGCCTATGCGGTCAAAGGGTGGTTTTGCGGGGATAACCGCGCGTTACGATATTTTCAAGCCGATTATCGCGGCAGTGAATGGCTTCGCGCTGGGTGGTGGGTTTGAAATCGCCCTTTCCTGCGACATTATCATCGCGGCCGAGCATGCTCGTTTCGGATTGCCGGAACCACGCGTGGGACTGATGGCAGCGGCCGGTGGAGTCCATCGGCTCCCGCGCCATATTCCGCTCAAAATCGCGATGGGCATGATGCTGACCGGCAAACACATTACCGCGCAGGAGGCGCACAAGTGGGGTATCGTTAACGAGGTGGTGCCCCTGCAGGACCTCATCACTGCTTCAGAGCGATGGGCGCACGAAATCATGGAATGTTCGCCGCTCTCGGTGCAGGCCAGCAAGGAAGCCGCGCTCACCGGGCTGGGGCTCCCGGTCGAAGAGGCTATCGCGAAGCACTACGAGGGTCAGGAGCGGCTGTTCCGATCAAAAGATGCGGTTGAAGGGCCGCTGGCTTTTTCGCAGAAGCGTAAACCCAACTGGACGGGCGAATAA
- a CDS encoding crotonase/enoyl-CoA hydratase family protein, producing the protein MGKTLRTDTHNGVRSIVLTRAAEYNTITPELRDELAAAIDEADSDRGIRVILLRAEGDAFCAGYRLDTSTQAQIAEGSRQRAWDSVADYHMISRYVNTYLKLWYASKPVVAAVQGWCIGGGTDMVLCADLIIAAETASFGYPPSRVWGTPTTAMWVYRMGLEQAKRYLLTGDEIPAPEAARIGLILETVPEGRLREHATGFAERMARLPLNQLQMLKLLCNHTAEQMGFATSRLLGSFFDGVARHTQEGLDFVRRAQETGFRQAVRERDEPFADYGSGPAPGADAAKASRDNSGSSFPTSIRFIRSVPVSWNPLRASS; encoded by the coding sequence ATGGGCAAGACGCTAAGGACTGACACTCACAATGGCGTGCGCTCGATAGTTCTGACGCGTGCCGCCGAGTACAACACCATCACCCCCGAGCTGCGCGATGAACTCGCCGCAGCGATCGACGAGGCGGATTCCGACCGGGGGATTCGCGTGATTCTGTTGCGGGCCGAGGGCGACGCGTTTTGCGCCGGCTACCGGCTGGACACTTCCACGCAAGCGCAAATCGCAGAGGGGTCCCGGCAACGAGCGTGGGATTCGGTTGCGGACTATCACATGATTTCACGTTACGTGAACACCTATCTGAAGCTCTGGTACGCCAGCAAACCGGTGGTCGCCGCCGTTCAGGGCTGGTGTATCGGCGGCGGCACCGACATGGTGTTGTGTGCGGACCTGATCATCGCGGCGGAAACCGCGTCCTTTGGTTATCCGCCGTCGCGGGTGTGGGGAACACCCACGACTGCGATGTGGGTTTACCGAATGGGATTAGAGCAGGCCAAGCGATACCTGCTGACCGGTGACGAAATCCCCGCGCCCGAGGCGGCGCGAATCGGACTAATTCTTGAAACCGTGCCTGAGGGAAGGCTTCGCGAACATGCCACCGGGTTTGCGGAACGGATGGCACGCTTACCACTCAACCAACTCCAGATGCTGAAACTGCTGTGCAATCATACCGCGGAGCAGATGGGCTTCGCGACCTCGCGCCTGCTGGGATCGTTTTTTGATGGAGTTGCGCGACACACGCAGGAGGGGCTCGATTTTGTGCGGCGTGCGCAGGAGACTGGTTTTCGCCAGGCGGTACGTGAACGTGACGAGCCATTCGCCGACTATGGCTCGGGACCCGCTCCAGGAGCCGACGCGGCAAAGGCAAGTCGCGATAACTCTGGCTCTTCCTTTCCGACCTCCATTAGGTTCATTCGAAGCGTACCGGTCTCTTGGAACCCGCTAAGGGCGAGCTCGTAA